A window from Centropristis striata isolate RG_2023a ecotype Rhode Island chromosome 4, C.striata_1.0, whole genome shotgun sequence encodes these proteins:
- the nek8 gene encoding serine/threonine-protein kinase Nek8 codes for MEKYEKIKVVGRGAFGIVHLCRRRSDGAFVILKEIPVEQMSRDERLAAQNECQVLKLLNHPNIIEYYENFLEDKALMIAMEYAPGGTLADYIQKRCNSLLDEDTILHFFVQILLALYHVHNKLILHRDLKTQNILLDKHQMIVKIGDFGISKILVSKSKAYTVVGTPCYISPELCEGKPYNQKSDIWALGCVLYELASLKRAFEAANLPALVLKIMSGTFAPISDRYSPELRQLILNMLNLDPSKRPQLNEIMALPICIRPLLNLYTDIGNVKMRRIEKPLSTVQTGPQGRAGGRVPTNRSRDGSVGLGSGKVHSLPLSSVYTWGSGISAPLRLPMLNTEVLQVSLGRTQRMGVTKSGRLITWEAPSVGSGEASLPGVVEQMQPQFISRFLEGQSGVTIKSVACGDLFTTCMTDRGIIMTFGSGSNGCLGHGNYNDVTQPKIVEALLGYELVQVSCGASHVLAVTNEREVFAWGRGDNGRLGLGTQDTHNSPQQVCLPVEFEAQRVMCGVDCSMIVSTQYSIMACGSNRFNKLGLDKITPGDEPNPLNQVEEVHSYTPVQSAPLDSEKIVHIDIGTAHSVAVTERGQCFTFGSNQHGQMGCSSRRSSRVPYPVPGLQGITMAACGDAFTLAIGSDGEVYTWGKGARGRLGRKEEDSGKPKAVQLDESHPFTVTSVACCHGNTLLAVKPLLEEPVLR; via the exons ATGGAGAAGTATGAGAAAATCAAAGTTGTCGGAAGAGGAGCTTTCGG GATCGTTCACCTGTGCCGCAGGCGCAGCGACGGGGCCTTTGTCATCCTGAAGGAGATCCCAGTGGAGCAGATGTCACGAGATGAACGCCTGGCGGCTCAGAACGAGTGTCAGGTCCTGAAACTGCTCAACCATCCAAATATCATAGAGTACTATGAGAACTTCCTGGAAGACAAGGCCCTCATGATAGCTATGGAGTATGCACCAG GTGGAACTTTGGCTGATTACATACAGAAGCGCTGTAACTCTCTGCTGGATGAGGACACCATCCTTCACTTTTTTGTTCAGATCTTACTTGCACTGTATCACGTCCACAACAAATTAATCTTGCACAGAGACCTTAAGACCCAAAATATTCTTCTTGATAAACACCAGATGATCGTCAAAATTGGTGACTTTGGCATCTCCAAAATCCTTGTCAGCAAGAGCAAAGCTTACACA gTGGTTGGGACCCCATGTTACATCTCCCCGGAGCTGTGTGAGGGAAAGCCATATAACCAGAAGAGTGACATCTGGGCTTTGGGCTGTGTGCTGTATGAGCTGGCGAGCCTGAAGAGAGCCTTCGAGGCTGCA AATCTACCTGCCCTCGTTCTGAAGATCATGAGTGGAACATTTGCTCCAATTTCTGACCGGTACAGCCCAGAACTCCGACAGCTCATCCTCAACATGCTCAATCTGGATCCATCCAAACGGCCTCAGCTCAATGAAATCATGGCTCTTCCCATATGCATCCGGCCCCTGCTTAATCTCTACACAGATATAGGCAATGTCAAAATGCGCAG GATTGAGAAGCCATTGTCTACTGTGCAAACTGGTCCTCAGGGCCGAGCAGGAGGGAGAGTTCCTACCAACAGGTCCAGAG ATGGATCAGTGGGTTTAGGATCAGGGAAGGTGCACTCCCTCCCGCTGTCGTCGGTGTACACATGGGGAAGTGGAATCTCAGCACCTCTCCGCCTGCCGATGCTCAACACTGAGGTGCTTCAGGTGTCTCTGGGCCGCACTCAAAGGATGGGGGTGACCAAGTCTGGCCGTCTGATTACATGGGAg GCTCCATCAGTGGGTTCTGGTGAGGCCAGTCTGCCTGGTGTGGTGGAGCAGATGCAGCCTCAGTTCATTTCACGTTTTCTTGAGGGTCAGTCTGGAGTCACCATCAAGTCTGTGGCCTGTGGGGATCTTTTTACCACCTGCATGACAG ACAGGGGCATTATCATGACATTTGGAAGTGGGAGTAATGGCTGTCTAGGACATGGTAACTACAATGATGTAACACAG CCCAAGATAGTTGAGGCTCTTCTCGGCTACGAGCTGGTTCAGGTGTCTTGTGGTGCTTCCCACGTACTCGCTGTGACCAATGAAAGAGAAGTATTTGCCTGGGGAAGAGGAGACAATG GTCGCCTCGGGCTCGGCACCCAGGACACACACAACTCTCCACAGCAGGTGTGTTTACCTGTTGAATTTGAGGCCCAGAGGGTGATGTGTGGAGTAGACTGCTCCATGATTGTCAGCACTCAGTACAGCATTATGGCATGTGGAAGCAACAG GTTCAATAAGCTTGGGCTGGATAAGATAACACCTGGAGACGAACCAAATCCCTTGAATCAGGTGGAAGAAGTCCATTCTTACACTCCGGTCCAATCAGCCCCACTCGACAGTGAGAAGATTGTTCACATTGACATTGGGACTGCCCATTCTGTCGCTGTTACAG AAAGGGGTCAGTGTTTTACCTTTGGTAGCAACCAGCATGGTCAGATGGGCTGTAGTTCCCGTCGTAGCAGCCGTGTGCCCTACCCGGTGCCCGGCCTGCAGGGCATCACCATGGCTGCCTGCGGAGATGCTTTCACGTTAGCTATCGGATCTG ACGGGGAGGTGTACACCTGGGGAAAGGGGGCCCGCGGCCGCCTcggaagaaaagaggaggattCTGGGAAACCGAAGGCGGTGCAGCTTGACGAGAGTCACCCATTCACGGTGACATCGGTGGCTTGTTGTCATGGCAACACTCTGCTGGCAGTGAAAC CTTTGCTTGAGGAACCCGTCCTGAGATGA